A section of the Apodemus sylvaticus chromosome 10, mApoSyl1.1, whole genome shotgun sequence genome encodes:
- the Map2k3 gene encoding dual specificity mitogen-activated protein kinase kinase 3 isoform X2, which yields MEPQSRLAKGKSKRKKDLRISCVSKPPVSNPTPPRNLDSRTFITIGDRNFEVEADDLVTISELGRGAYGVVEKVRHAQSGTIMAVKRIRATVNSQEQKRLLMDLDINMRTVDCFYTVTFYGALFREGDVWICMELMDTSLDKFYRKVLEKNMKIPEDILGEIAVSIVRALEHLHSKLSVIHRDVKPSNVLINKEGHVKMCDFGISGYLVDSVAKTMDAGCKPYMAPERINPELNQKGYNVKSDVWSLGITMIEMAILRFPYESWGTPFQQLKQVVEEPSPQLPADQFSPEFVDFTSQCLRKNPAERMSYLELMEHPFFTLHKTKKTDIAAFVKEILGEDS from the exons ATGGAACCCCAGTCAAGGCTAGCAAAAG GAAAATCCAAAAGGAAAAAGGATTTACGGATATCCTGTGTGTCCAAGCCACCTGTGTCCAACCCCAC GCCCCCCCGGAACCTGGACTCCCGGACCTTCATCACTATCGGAGACAGA AACTTCGAAGTGGAGGCTGATGACTTGGTGACCATCTCCGAGCTGGGCCGTGGAGCCTATGGGGTGGTGGAGAAGGTGCGGCATGCTCAGAGTGGCACCATCATGGCTGTCAAG CGCATCCGGGCCACTGTGAACTCACAGGAGCAGAAACGTCTGCTTATGGACCTGGACATCAACATGCGCACAGTCGACTGCTTCTACACTGTCACCTTCTATGGTGCCCTCTTCAGAGAG GGGGATGTGTGGATCTGCATGGAGCTCATGGACACTTCCCTGGATAAATTCTACCGGAAGGTGCTGGAGAAGAACATGAAAATCCCGGAAGACATTCTGGGGGAGATTGCTGTGTCT ATTGTGCGGGCCCTGGAGCACTTGCACAGCAAGCTGTCTGTGATCCACAGAG ATGTGAAGCCATCCAACGTCCTCATCAACAAGGAGGGGCATGTGAAGATGTGTGACTTTGGCATCAGTGGCTACCTGGTGGACTCTGTGGCAAAGACAATGGATGCTGGTTGCAAGCCTTACATGGCC CCTGAGAGGATCAACCCAGAGCTGAATCAGAAGGGCTACAATGTCAAGTCTGATGTCTGGAGCCTTGGCATCACCATG ATTGAGATGGCCATTCTGCGGTTCCCCTATGAGTCTTGGGGCACGCCGTTCCAGCAACTGAAGCAGGTGGTGGAGGAGCCGTCCCCACAGCTCCCAGCGGACCAGTTCTCCCCTGAGTTCGTGGACTTCACTAGCCAGTG CCTAAGGAAGAACCCTGCAGAGCGCATGAGCTACCTGGAACTGATG GAACACCCATTcttcaccttgcacaaaactaaGAAGACGGACATTGCTGCCTTTGTGAAGGAGATCCTGGGGGAGGACTCCTAG
- the Map2k3 gene encoding dual specificity mitogen-activated protein kinase kinase 3 isoform X1 produces the protein MESPAASPPASLPQTKGKSKRKKDLRISCVSKPPVSNPTPPRNLDSRTFITIGDRNFEVEADDLVTISELGRGAYGVVEKVRHAQSGTIMAVKRIRATVNSQEQKRLLMDLDINMRTVDCFYTVTFYGALFREGDVWICMELMDTSLDKFYRKVLEKNMKIPEDILGEIAVSIVRALEHLHSKLSVIHRDVKPSNVLINKEGHVKMCDFGISGYLVDSVAKTMDAGCKPYMAPERINPELNQKGYNVKSDVWSLGITMIEMAILRFPYESWGTPFQQLKQVVEEPSPQLPADQFSPEFVDFTSQCLRKNPAERMSYLELMEHPFFTLHKTKKTDIAAFVKEILGEDS, from the exons ATGGAGTCGCCCGCCGCGAGTCCGCCGGCCAGCTTGCCTCAGACCAAAG GAAAATCCAAAAGGAAAAAGGATTTACGGATATCCTGTGTGTCCAAGCCACCTGTGTCCAACCCCAC GCCCCCCCGGAACCTGGACTCCCGGACCTTCATCACTATCGGAGACAGA AACTTCGAAGTGGAGGCTGATGACTTGGTGACCATCTCCGAGCTGGGCCGTGGAGCCTATGGGGTGGTGGAGAAGGTGCGGCATGCTCAGAGTGGCACCATCATGGCTGTCAAG CGCATCCGGGCCACTGTGAACTCACAGGAGCAGAAACGTCTGCTTATGGACCTGGACATCAACATGCGCACAGTCGACTGCTTCTACACTGTCACCTTCTATGGTGCCCTCTTCAGAGAG GGGGATGTGTGGATCTGCATGGAGCTCATGGACACTTCCCTGGATAAATTCTACCGGAAGGTGCTGGAGAAGAACATGAAAATCCCGGAAGACATTCTGGGGGAGATTGCTGTGTCT ATTGTGCGGGCCCTGGAGCACTTGCACAGCAAGCTGTCTGTGATCCACAGAG ATGTGAAGCCATCCAACGTCCTCATCAACAAGGAGGGGCATGTGAAGATGTGTGACTTTGGCATCAGTGGCTACCTGGTGGACTCTGTGGCAAAGACAATGGATGCTGGTTGCAAGCCTTACATGGCC CCTGAGAGGATCAACCCAGAGCTGAATCAGAAGGGCTACAATGTCAAGTCTGATGTCTGGAGCCTTGGCATCACCATG ATTGAGATGGCCATTCTGCGGTTCCCCTATGAGTCTTGGGGCACGCCGTTCCAGCAACTGAAGCAGGTGGTGGAGGAGCCGTCCCCACAGCTCCCAGCGGACCAGTTCTCCCCTGAGTTCGTGGACTTCACTAGCCAGTG CCTAAGGAAGAACCCTGCAGAGCGCATGAGCTACCTGGAACTGATG GAACACCCATTcttcaccttgcacaaaactaaGAAGACGGACATTGCTGCCTTTGTGAAGGAGATCCTGGGGGAGGACTCCTAG